AGCAGATGAAAGAGATGCAGGAGGCCGGCTGGGAGTTCGGAAGCCACACCCACACCCATCAACGGACCGGCGAGCTCAGTCTCGACGAGCAACGCGAGGAATTAGAGCGCTCGAAGGAGTGGTTGCTCGACCACGGATTCACACAGGCCGCCTCGACGCTTGCGTATCCCTTTGGCTCCTTTACGACCGAGACGATGGACATCGCGGCCGATTACTACGATTTCGCGACACACGGCCAGCGCGGGTCGATGAACCGGACGATCAGCTCCCCGTTGTCGGTCAATCGCCATCCCGGTGATGACCCCGGGCGTTCGATGGAACTGATCGACATCCTCCTCGACAAACGGATGCCGACGGACACGCTCGTGTTGTATTACCATGAAGTGATCGAGGACGATGAGACTTGGATTGATCCCGCCGGATTCGAGGAGACGATGGCCTACATCGACGAGCGCGGCGTCGAGTGTTTACTGACGAGCGAGCTGCGCGACCAGCAGTTCGACTGAGGGAGCAGTCACCCGTTTCGAGACTGTTCAGAGGTGGCGGTTCGCCACCGAGAGTCGAACTACGCCCTCGTCCGTCGACTCGACGAGGTCACCGGTCACGGAGATGTGGTCGGCTCCGGCCGTAGCGAATCCCAACAGGGAGCGGATCTCGTCAGTGATCGTCGGCTCCGGATCGAGCATCGCGGCACCGTCCTCGACGGCGCTGACGATACCGATTTCGAGTCCAGTCGCGTCGACGACCGGGGTTCCAACGGCTGCGTCGGTGAGTTCGGACGACATTCGATGAGGGGTTCGGATAGGGTCGGCTATAACCTTGCGGAACGTCACCGACGGATCTAGCCCATAGCCACCGGGCCGAAGTTTCGAATCCGCACGCTCGATTGAGACGGACCATCCTCACCTCGTATCATCCACAGTAGAGTAGTCCCGGGCGGATTCGAACCGCCGTCATAGGCTCCAAAGGCCCATATGATTGGCCACTACACCACGGGACTTCACTCATTTCGTTCGGTCAGTCCAGTGTGCATCGAAAACCCAACGGGTTCTCTCAACACCACGGGACTCCTCGCCGTACCTACCCGCGGCGGTTACTTGAACGCTTCGAGAGTCAGTCCGCCGGCTCCTCGATACAGAACTCGAGGTACTCACAGGCGTCGCTCTCGGGATCGAAGCAGTCGGGACAGTCCGACCGGCGGTCGATGATCGTATCGAGCCGGTCGCCGACGGTTTCGTCGATAACGCTCTCGAGTTCGCGGGCCTCCGTGCGGAACTCCTCGACTTCGAGGACGTTCGCCAGGAAGCGCTCGATAATGCAGTACGTCTGCAGCGCGTTTCGCGCCCTGACGATCCCCTCGTCGGTCAGGGAGGTGCCCTTGTACTTCTCGTGGTCGACCAGCCCGCGGTCGGCGAGCTTGCCGATCATCTCGTTGACGCTCGCTGGGCTGACTTCGAGGCGCTCGGCGAGCGCACCGGTTGCCGCCGGGCCGTCCTCCGCACGCTGAACGACGTAGATCGCCTTGAGATACTGATCTGCCGTGTTCACAGCGACCACCTCGCGTGGTCACTATGCGTAGCGAACAAGGTTGCTGTGAGTGTATTCATTCGCGTTCCTCCATGATCTCGGTGACGTCTCGGACTCCCTCCTCTTCCTCGGCACGGATCGCTCGAAGCGTCGCCAGGAGGCGTTTTCGATCGATATCGAACGTCGCGTCGCTCCCCTCGATCGCTTCGATGAGATCGTCGTAGAACTTATATGCGGTCTCCTCGCTGTGCAGTTGGTCGTAGAGGATGCCGTCGAAGTCGTCGGGTTTTGTCTGACCGTACTGGCCGTCGACCAGCGCTTCGATCTCCTCGAAGGCGACGCTTTCGGCGTCGAGCTCGTCGATCAACTCCTCGAGACGGCTCCGATGCTCGGCCGACTCCTCGGCGGCGTGTTCGAGCAAGTGTTCGATCCTGTCGTCGAGTTCCGCCTGCTCGTCGGTCGACAGCGACTGGTGGTGGTGATAGGCGCGGGCCTCGACGACCTCCTCCAGGACGACGCCGATCTGGAGCAGGCGTGCGAGCTGTCGGTCCGAGCCGACGCGGGTCGCGAGGCTCATGGGCACCCCCGAAACGGTTCGAAAACGATACGGCCGGCGTGCATACCCCTTATCGGAGCCGCTCTTTGATACGTCCTTCGAGGTCTTCGCGCAGCTCCTCGACTTCGATCTCGTCGAGTACCGGCACGAAGAAGCCCTCGACGAGCATGTTCTTCGCGGACTGGGGATCGACACCGCGCGAGATCATGTAGAACAGGTCCTCCTGATCGACCTGACCCACGGTGGCGGAGTGGCTCGCCTCGGTGTCGTGGTTGTTGATGATCAGCTTCGGTGAGGCGTCGGCCTCGCTCTCGTCGGAGAGCATCAGCGTGTTCTCGCGCTGGTAGGAATTGGTATCCCACGCCTCGCTGCCAACGTCCTGAACGCCCTCGTAGACCGAGCGCGAACGGTCGTCGAGCACACCGCGGGTCACGAGGTCGGCGGTGGTGTGCTCGGCGCGATGCCAGACCCGCGAGTTGATGTCGAAGTGCTGGTCGTCGTGGCCGAAAAAGGCCCCGACGATCTTCGTCTCCGAGCCCTCGCCCGAAAGCGTGGTCTCGACGCCCGACTTCGTGAGCCGTGAACCGAGGTTGCCCTCGATCCAGTTGATCGTCGCGTACTGGTCGGTGCTGCCGTGTTTCAGCGTGTAGTTGTACGTCTCCTCGTCGAGGTCCTGCAGGCTGCCGTACTGGATGTGACTGTTCTCCCCGGCACTGATCTCGACGATACCGCTGTAGTACCGCCCCTCCTCGCTATCGACCGACTCGCCCGTCGACTGGCGCTCCAGAATGGTGACCGAACTCGACTGCTCGGTCACGACCAGCGTGTAGTTGAAGAGCGACCGGGAGTTCATCGTCGTCCGGATCGTCACGTCCTCGGCGTCGACGTTGCGGGGAACGTAGACGACGGTTCCGGTCGTAAAGAGCGCCGTCGAGAGTGCCGTCAGGTAGTTCTCCTGGGGATCGATCTCCGTGCCGAAGTGCTCGCGCACCAGTTCTTCGTGCTCGCGGGCGGCCTCCGCGAAGGGCAGCACCTCGACGTCCTCGGGACCGACCTGGTCCTTCTCCTCTGTGGC
The nucleotide sequence above comes from Halalkalicoccus subterraneus. Encoded proteins:
- the sufD gene encoding Fe-S cluster assembly protein SufD, whose amino-acid sequence is MSAGIQHADISEETVEKISEELDEPEWLLETRLEALEALDSLDLPSVIQTPGRRWTNLEDLDFEALVDPLDATEEKDQVGPEDVEVLPFAEAAREHEELVREHFGTEIDPQENYLTALSTALFTTGTVVYVPRNVDAEDVTIRTTMNSRSLFNYTLVVTEQSSSVTILERQSTGESVDSEEGRYYSGIVEISAGENSHIQYGSLQDLDEETYNYTLKHGSTDQYATINWIEGNLGSRLTKSGVETTLSGEGSETKIVGAFFGHDDQHFDINSRVWHRAEHTTADLVTRGVLDDRSRSVYEGVQDVGSEAWDTNSYQRENTLMLSDESEADASPKLIINNHDTEASHSATVGQVDQEDLFYMISRGVDPQSAKNMLVEGFFVPVLDEIEVEELREDLEGRIKERLR
- a CDS encoding ferritin family protein: MSLATRVGSDRQLARLLQIGVVLEEVVEARAYHHHQSLSTDEQAELDDRIEHLLEHAAEESAEHRSRLEELIDELDAESVAFEEIEALVDGQYGQTKPDDFDGILYDQLHSEETAYKFYDDLIEAIEGSDATFDIDRKRLLATLRAIRAEEEEGVRDVTEIMEERE
- a CDS encoding metal-dependent transcriptional regulator, with amino-acid sequence MNTADQYLKAIYVVQRAEDGPAATGALAERLEVSPASVNEMIGKLADRGLVDHEKYKGTSLTDEGIVRARNALQTYCIIERFLANVLEVEEFRTEARELESVIDETVGDRLDTIIDRRSDCPDCFDPESDACEYLEFCIEEPAD